One segment of Thermococcus profundus DNA contains the following:
- a CDS encoding cation:proton antiporter, with protein sequence MDATWLLFTIGVALILAKIGDSVIERFELPGVLGELIMGMILGNLVYFGIVAPQYLPIVSGGSFTTSASEVSEVLAKLGIIFLLFLGALDTDVEQLKKTGVTATISTVLGVFVPLVMGWYALMAMGYPSREAFAGGVLLTATSIGLTVRVMMDLGVLRSEVGAASLSASVMDDFLGIALIIFAVGTGSLINLTAKIVAFFIITGVVAWYLIDYYIKFAERLHVEKGILGMALGMMFLFAALAEGWFAAAIEGAFMMGLVLSKLPEGKRLMEDVRAIGYGLLIPFFFVHTGAMLNLKVFENADALILAGVLSTIAIVGKVVGRGFGAWITTWGRGRDFLFTSDNFWMSLQMGIGSIPRTEVALVDLMVAIHGGAIPEGDAPKFIAATLIFITVSVLITPPLLKWAFKRDIEATKAEKLEARKTKIEERKKKVIEKKKPRKAKNSLPIE encoded by the coding sequence ATGGACGCAACATGGCTCCTCTTCACGATCGGAGTAGCCCTGATACTGGCCAAGATAGGGGACAGCGTAATAGAGCGTTTTGAACTGCCAGGGGTCCTTGGAGAGCTCATAATGGGCATGATCCTGGGAAACCTCGTCTACTTCGGGATAGTCGCTCCCCAGTACCTCCCCATAGTCAGCGGGGGGAGCTTCACCACGAGCGCCAGCGAGGTCTCGGAGGTTCTCGCAAAGCTGGGTATAATCTTTCTGCTCTTCCTGGGAGCCCTGGATACGGATGTAGAACAGCTCAAGAAGACGGGCGTAACGGCCACTATCTCAACTGTGCTGGGAGTTTTTGTTCCGCTTGTAATGGGCTGGTACGCCCTCATGGCCATGGGTTATCCCAGCAGGGAAGCCTTCGCCGGTGGCGTTCTGCTCACGGCAACGAGCATCGGCCTCACTGTCAGGGTCATGATGGACCTCGGGGTTCTGAGGAGCGAAGTGGGTGCGGCTTCGCTGAGCGCGAGCGTCATGGACGACTTTCTCGGCATCGCGCTCATAATCTTCGCCGTTGGAACGGGAAGTCTGATAAACCTCACGGCGAAGATAGTGGCGTTCTTTATAATAACCGGCGTTGTGGCTTGGTATCTCATCGATTACTACATCAAGTTCGCTGAGAGGCTGCACGTCGAGAAGGGAATACTCGGAATGGCACTGGGAATGATGTTCCTCTTCGCGGCCCTGGCCGAAGGGTGGTTCGCGGCGGCCATTGAGGGAGCTTTCATGATGGGCCTAGTACTCTCCAAGCTCCCAGAAGGAAAGCGTCTCATGGAGGACGTCAGGGCCATAGGCTACGGCCTCTTAATCCCGTTCTTCTTCGTACACACCGGCGCCATGCTGAACCTCAAGGTCTTTGAGAACGCTGATGCGTTGATCCTCGCTGGTGTGCTCTCGACAATCGCCATCGTTGGAAAGGTCGTTGGAAGGGGATTCGGGGCCTGGATAACCACGTGGGGCCGCGGAAGGGACTTCCTCTTCACGAGCGACAACTTCTGGATGTCCCTTCAGATGGGCATAGGCTCGATCCCCAGAACGGAGGTGGCCCTGGTTGACCTGATGGTTGCCATCCACGGGGGGGCCATTCCAGAGGGAGACGCCCCGAAGTTCATCGCGGCAACGTTGATATTCATAACAGTCTCCGTGCTGATAACGCCACCACTGCTCAAGTGGGCGTTTAAGAGGGACATAGAGGCAACGAAGGCTGAAAAGCTCGAAGCGAGAAAGACCAAGATCGAAGAGAGAAAGAAGAAGGTCATTGAAAAGAAGAAGCCGAGGAAAGCGAAGAACAGTCTACCAATCGAGTGA
- a CDS encoding SLC13 family permease, which yields MDYKGLMDFARREWFLSALMILYLVLLLRDGSLLRRTLSLIDWGSLSLIGSLILLSMGLELSGIFTRLSCRLISLSRGSERRLAFVLLPTIALSSAVIMNDTAMLIFIPLIVTLSRIAEKDLSGLIVLSAIAANVGSALTPIGNPQNVIIWNHYGVPLHYFVLRMLPFVFTWLLLLLLFAYFILKGEIEQRELPPVSVRKSLLWISILLLAVDVVLAHEGKALWTFPITLGVLLLPERKVLLAFDWALLLTFAFIFADSGEIALILSSSRIFFPHSGLGLFLTSAFLSQLVSNVPATVLLLGGGEWLPLAAGVNVGGTGLIIGSLANLIAIRTGKVGVREFHRYSVPFFLIALMVSALVILIW from the coding sequence ATGGACTATAAGGGACTCATGGATTTCGCAAGGAGGGAGTGGTTCCTCTCCGCTCTAATGATCCTCTACTTAGTCCTCCTTCTCAGGGATGGTTCCCTCCTCCGGAGAACGCTCAGCTTGATAGACTGGGGGAGTCTTTCCCTGATAGGCTCCCTCATACTCCTCTCAATGGGGCTTGAGCTGTCGGGAATTTTCACGCGTCTCTCGTGTCGGTTAATCTCCCTATCTCGCGGCTCCGAGAGGAGGCTGGCCTTCGTTCTCCTTCCAACGATAGCGCTCTCTTCAGCAGTTATAATGAACGACACCGCCATGCTGATTTTCATCCCCCTCATAGTAACCCTGTCCCGGATCGCGGAGAAGGACTTGAGCGGCCTCATCGTTCTCTCAGCCATAGCGGCCAACGTCGGTTCGGCTTTAACCCCCATAGGGAACCCGCAGAACGTCATAATATGGAACCACTACGGGGTTCCTCTCCACTACTTCGTCCTTCGAATGCTCCCTTTCGTCTTCACCTGGCTTCTGCTCCTACTGCTCTTCGCTTACTTCATCCTCAAAGGTGAGATTGAACAAAGGGAGCTTCCCCCGGTGAGCGTTCGCAAATCCCTCCTCTGGATCTCTATACTCCTCCTCGCGGTAGATGTTGTCCTTGCCCATGAGGGGAAGGCGCTCTGGACGTTTCCAATTACCCTCGGAGTCCTTCTACTGCCTGAAAGGAAGGTTCTCCTCGCCTTTGACTGGGCGCTTCTCCTGACGTTTGCCTTCATCTTTGCGGACTCTGGGGAAATTGCACTCATCCTTTCCTCCTCGAGGATTTTCTTCCCCCACTCCGGACTCGGCCTTTTTCTGACCTCCGCCTTTCTGAGCCAGCTGGTAAGCAACGTCCCGGCCACGGTTCTCCTGCTTGGAGGGGGTGAGTGGCTCCCGCTGGCCGCTGGCGTAAACGTCGGTGGAACCGGCCTGATAATCGGCTCGCTGGCAAACCTAATAGCGATTAGGACAGGTAAAGTTGGAGTAAGGGAGTTCCATCGCTATTCAGTTCCCTTTTTCTTGATTGCCTTAATGGTCTCCGCACTGGTAATCCTTATCTGGTGA
- a CDS encoding transcriptional regulator — protein sequence MKTNAFEVASRYIYPSIRRRLVEVLREKGLKQTEIAELLHITQSAVSRYLKMDRGALIDISAFPDVDREIAELAERILDERPGEYEIHSSLVKLSLEFLGKGYACTFHSQIDPEVNPVECRVCIELFG from the coding sequence ATGAAAACCAACGCCTTCGAAGTCGCCTCGCGCTACATCTACCCATCCATCCGGAGACGCCTCGTGGAGGTGCTCCGCGAGAAGGGCCTAAAGCAGACCGAGATAGCGGAACTGCTTCACATTACACAATCGGCGGTTTCTCGTTATCTTAAAATGGACAGAGGGGCCCTTATAGATATCTCGGCCTTTCCCGATGTGGACCGAGAGATCGCTGAACTCGCCGAGAGAATACTCGACGAGAGACCCGGGGAGTATGAGATACACTCCTCGCTCGTTAAGCTCTCGCTGGAGTTCCTTGGAAAGGGCTATGCCTGCACTTTCCATTCTCAAATCGACCCAGAGGTGAATCCGGTGGAGTGCAGGGTTTGTATTGAGCTCTTTGGCTGA
- a CDS encoding DUF998 domain-containing protein, with the protein MNVLRILKWSGLTGGIVYWLFVAWSISRNGWFSFFGNALSDLGDPSKAASPWIYNYGLIVTSFFVLAFAVYIILIAENKPQTVGGAYISVSAVFLALIGVFHSGTGPHVFVSTYFFVQFFLGTLIYGIGSKKQGIRYGSVLIFLLALFGTFIHWPSVALGETYEIVLVMAFTLLVALKIESENT; encoded by the coding sequence ATGAACGTCCTGAGAATCCTCAAATGGTCTGGATTAACTGGTGGCATCGTCTACTGGCTCTTCGTCGCGTGGAGCATAAGCAGGAACGGGTGGTTCTCCTTCTTTGGCAATGCCCTAAGCGACCTCGGCGATCCGTCAAAGGCGGCATCGCCGTGGATATACAACTACGGGCTTATAGTGACATCCTTTTTCGTCCTTGCCTTTGCCGTTTATATAATCTTGATTGCTGAAAACAAGCCCCAGACAGTCGGAGGGGCCTACATCAGCGTCTCGGCGGTATTCCTGGCGCTCATAGGAGTCTTCCACAGCGGAACTGGGCCTCACGTTTTCGTCTCAACATACTTCTTCGTCCAGTTCTTCCTAGGGACGCTGATTTACGGAATTGGAAGCAAAAAGCAGGGGATCAGGTATGGCTCGGTTCTGATTTTTCTGCTTGCCCTGTTCGGAACCTTTATTCACTGGCCCTCGGTGGCACTCGGAGAAACCTACGAGATAGTCCTGGTAATGGCTTTCACACTCCTTGTGGCATTAAAAATCGAAAGCGAAAACACTTAA
- a CDS encoding V4R domain-containing protein, whose product MIGIFTFLFVLVCLQEIDEKSDIESIEHGKFLKSILIYADTKPLLEKLKRAPAVPGVVLALLSTGIERLDEALGGGFKRGLNVAIVGSFEEDNLLFMHQIAYALLKQGLRVLVAEFRQDPAILRDWLSYYGIDYGEYLEKGQAKILDGFTNLYAPQSKSGKDVIPNPRDLGITVGIIRNELSTGDYDVLIIDDLTVLYSLQADRDAYTRIIIRLVNSIKGLNEQVFAGVNSEVLEKGDLAKLLLGFEYVLEVKEGKIKILRSPYPVGLPTKYLPYKKTERGIEDLWESYYTLKDIKENLTLDEEGNLWSGSSRVQIISEESEASLVEFVYQYLGPGEGKKFLYLWGRYEFRGAGATYRNIHATLRETLERFIKGTEASGGGKLDIVQISDDIIILRGKNLFPRLRSFQYPAHVNYAGEIAQFLEEYTGDPWEGEEVHCQAQGYEYCEFVFKRKSGEREA is encoded by the coding sequence TTGATCGGTATTTTCACTTTTCTCTTTGTACTTGTCTGTTTACAAGAAATCGATGAAAAATCAGATATTGAGTCCATTGAACATGGTAAATTTCTAAAATCAATCTTGATATACGCAGATACCAAACCCCTTTTAGAAAAACTTAAGAGGGCCCCGGCCGTACCGGGAGTGGTGCTGGCGTTGCTCTCGACGGGGATAGAAAGGCTTGACGAGGCACTCGGAGGCGGGTTCAAGCGGGGTCTAAACGTAGCTATTGTAGGTTCTTTTGAAGAAGACAACCTTCTCTTTATGCACCAGATAGCGTACGCTCTCCTAAAGCAGGGGTTGAGGGTTCTCGTGGCAGAGTTCAGACAGGATCCCGCCATTCTCAGGGATTGGCTCTCCTATTATGGAATCGACTACGGGGAGTACCTGGAAAAAGGACAGGCCAAGATCCTCGACGGGTTTACCAACCTCTACGCGCCCCAGTCCAAGTCCGGGAAGGATGTCATTCCAAACCCCCGTGACCTTGGGATAACCGTGGGAATAATAAGGAACGAGCTTTCAACCGGGGACTACGATGTTCTGATTATAGATGATCTCACCGTTCTGTACTCCCTCCAGGCGGATAGGGATGCTTACACAAGGATCATCATAAGACTCGTCAACTCCATAAAAGGCCTCAACGAGCAGGTCTTTGCCGGTGTTAACTCGGAAGTCCTTGAAAAGGGAGACCTGGCAAAGCTCCTCTTGGGCTTTGAGTACGTTTTGGAGGTTAAAGAGGGAAAGATCAAGATCTTGAGGTCTCCCTATCCAGTGGGACTTCCCACTAAGTATCTCCCATATAAGAAAACCGAGAGAGGAATCGAAGACCTTTGGGAAAGTTACTACACTCTCAAGGATATCAAAGAGAACCTCACCCTTGATGAGGAGGGCAATCTCTGGTCTGGGAGTTCGAGGGTTCAGATAATATCTGAGGAGAGTGAGGCTTCACTAGTGGAGTTCGTCTATCAGTACCTAGGCCCAGGGGAGGGTAAGAAGTTTCTCTATCTCTGGGGACGCTATGAGTTTCGCGGAGCTGGAGCTACCTACAGAAATATCCATGCCACCTTAAGGGAGACTCTCGAACGCTTTATCAAAGGGACAGAAGCTTCAGGAGGCGGTAAACTCGATATTGTCCAGATATCAGATGACATCATAATCCTGAGAGGCAAAAACCTGTTCCCGCGCCTCAGGAGTTTCCAGTATCCTGCCCACGTAAACTATGCGGGCGAGATAGCCCAGTTCCTTGAGGAGTACACTGGGGATCCGTGGGAGGGAGAGGAAGTTCACTGCCAAGCACAGGGATATGAGTACTGCGAGTTTGTGTTTAAGAGGAAGAGCGGTGAAAGGGAAGCTTGA
- a CDS encoding CBS domain-containing protein has protein sequence MQDVERALQSFHSIKIRNIMPPITSMPVVTSDSPILNVLKLLRTRHHVWVVEDRESMRLVGAIRYLDIVDVFLPLDAHKFKLGMTSRTMRSILGGAEKAEDVVERNVLTIDEDATVLDALTKMRRYKSQVLAVVQDDRLVGEISLRIVIDEFLRLLRVGEVKWTQHGSSSRSE, from the coding sequence GTGCAGGACGTCGAAAGAGCTCTTCAGAGCTTCCATTCGATAAAAATACGGAACATAATGCCCCCAATAACTTCCATGCCAGTAGTTACCTCTGACTCCCCTATACTCAATGTCCTCAAACTGCTCAGGACGAGACACCACGTCTGGGTCGTTGAGGACAGGGAGAGCATGAGGCTCGTGGGGGCCATCAGGTACCTGGACATCGTAGACGTCTTCCTGCCCCTGGATGCACATAAGTTCAAGCTCGGGATGACGAGCAGAACGATGCGTTCAATACTTGGAGGGGCTGAGAAAGCTGAAGACGTCGTTGAGAGGAACGTTCTGACCATAGACGAAGACGCCACGGTTCTGGATGCCCTGACGAAGATGAGGAGGTACAAGAGCCAGGTCCTCGCGGTTGTGCAGGACGATCGCCTGGTCGGTGAGATAAGCCTCCGCATTGTTATAGATGAGTTCTTGAGACTGCTCAGGGTGGGTGAGGTAAAATGGACGCAACATGGCTCCTCTTCACGATCGGAGTAG
- a CDS encoding M24 family metallopeptidase has product MRGNEEIFRRRVERFQELLRENDIDGAVIRTLSTFIYFTGTKWLRPSLLIPAEGEPTVFVVKGEAEEFKRRSWIEDVREFQRVEDLMAGVVTWVNGNGFSRVGHEFSVERDSYMLFIKLFERLNPMVEVVDILELTMSLRMIKEPWEIENIRKAGKIAQKGMKVAEEVIRPGVSETEIAAEVYRELMSSGSEEPKVYVSTTPRAHAEPFRDLKVKENGVVTVVIGTDWNHYYANTARTFIVGEPGERVRRAIEVKEKALELALQETRVGATLNSVEKKISDFFKEKGFGDAYIAGYTHGVGLLIEELPMPTIVVPTRATKVAENMVLSIIHAPLMIPEGAIKHEDTYIIRKTGLEGVTFT; this is encoded by the coding sequence GTGAGGGGCAATGAGGAAATCTTCAGAAGAAGGGTCGAGCGCTTTCAGGAACTCCTGAGGGAGAACGACATCGATGGGGCCGTCATTAGGACGCTCTCCACCTTCATCTACTTCACCGGAACCAAGTGGCTCCGCCCGAGCCTGCTCATCCCAGCGGAGGGAGAGCCGACGGTCTTCGTTGTTAAAGGCGAAGCCGAGGAGTTCAAGAGGAGGAGCTGGATCGAGGATGTGCGCGAGTTCCAGCGCGTTGAGGACTTAATGGCCGGCGTTGTGACGTGGGTCAACGGCAACGGCTTTTCTAGAGTTGGACATGAGTTTAGCGTTGAGAGGGACTCGTACATGCTCTTCATCAAACTCTTTGAGAGGCTCAACCCTATGGTTGAGGTGGTTGATATACTCGAACTCACAATGAGTCTCAGGATGATAAAGGAGCCTTGGGAGATAGAGAACATCAGGAAAGCAGGAAAGATAGCGCAAAAGGGTATGAAGGTCGCTGAAGAGGTTATAAGACCGGGAGTGAGCGAGACCGAAATAGCGGCCGAGGTCTACCGCGAGCTCATGAGCAGCGGAAGTGAGGAGCCGAAGGTTTACGTCTCAACAACCCCAAGGGCGCACGCCGAGCCCTTCAGAGATTTGAAGGTGAAGGAGAACGGGGTTGTCACGGTGGTCATCGGAACCGACTGGAATCACTACTACGCGAACACCGCGAGAACCTTCATCGTCGGGGAACCGGGAGAGAGGGTTAGAAGGGCTATCGAAGTCAAAGAGAAAGCCCTTGAGCTTGCCCTTCAGGAGACCCGCGTTGGGGCAACCTTGAATTCGGTTGAAAAGAAGATCTCGGACTTTTTCAAAGAGAAGGGCTTCGGTGATGCCTACATAGCGGGCTACACTCACGGCGTTGGCCTTCTCATCGAGGAACTCCCGATGCCGACCATAGTAGTCCCGACGAGGGCTACCAAGGTTGCAGAGAACATGGTTCTGAGCATAATCCACGCACCGCTGATGATCCCTGAGGGAGCTATCAAGCACGAGGACACCTATATCATCAGAAAAACTGGCCTGGAAGGGGTCACCTTTACTTGA
- a CDS encoding iron-sulfur cluster assembly protein, translating into MGLLGFFKSPKRGVKDTLPPEVKGVVNVLRSVVDPETGVSIVDEGLVYGLTVSGKNVDVFLLMARSTPDCHFCQMLAINVQNRILRDVVRVLKEAGFENVKAYNELGLLLIEG; encoded by the coding sequence ATGGGGCTTCTTGGCTTTTTTAAGTCCCCAAAAAGAGGAGTGAAAGATACCCTTCCCCCCGAAGTTAAAGGCGTTGTGAACGTGCTCAGAAGCGTTGTGGATCCCGAGACCGGAGTCAGCATAGTCGATGAGGGACTGGTCTACGGCCTTACCGTAAGCGGAAAAAACGTGGACGTGTTTCTGCTGATGGCGCGCTCTACCCCCGACTGCCACTTCTGCCAGATGCTGGCAATAAACGTCCAGAACAGGATACTGCGTGATGTTGTTAGAGTCCTGAAGGAGGCGGGGTTTGAAAACGTCAAGGCTTACAACGAGCTGGGCCTCCTCCTTATCGAAGGATAA
- a CDS encoding iron-sulfur cluster assembly protein translates to MKVYTPNREWPEHYRPVLEELSKITDPVTGGDILDSGVIAGLEVDDDTLKVWLNFESHAEYNITGESAIAYSKIIGDIMERFALVRFQNVYVYDLKNNPVGVFENRKGYRAEDLSR, encoded by the coding sequence ATGAAGGTTTACACACCAAACCGCGAGTGGCCCGAGCACTACAGGCCGGTTCTTGAGGAGCTCTCGAAAATAACCGATCCCGTGACGGGAGGAGACATCCTGGACTCCGGGGTTATAGCTGGACTTGAAGTGGACGACGACACTCTCAAGGTTTGGCTCAACTTCGAGAGCCACGCCGAATACAACATAACCGGGGAGAGCGCTATAGCCTACTCCAAGATAATCGGCGACATAATGGAGCGCTTTGCCCTCGTCAGGTTCCAGAACGTCTACGTTTACGACCTCAAGAACAATCCTGTGGGTGTTTTCGAGAACAGGAAAGGCTACCGCGCAGAGGATCTCTCCAGGTGA
- a CDS encoding DUF1858 domain-containing protein: protein MMLDVRGLKAPQPAVMIIEALGKLETGDTLEVIGDKPFVDLLPKLEEAGYQIEVKEVSGFFVLKVTKTENSKELKMEVKEECDDKLEEITEDTNVAKLLKAYPESLKILVKYGFSPLENPVMRKTLARTITLKGAKRLIGMSDERFREMMEELKGLRKR, encoded by the coding sequence ATGATGCTGGACGTTCGTGGGTTGAAGGCGCCGCAACCAGCGGTTATGATAATAGAGGCCCTTGGAAAGCTCGAAACGGGCGATACTCTCGAGGTCATAGGCGACAAGCCCTTCGTTGACCTGCTTCCAAAGCTGGAAGAAGCTGGTTATCAGATAGAGGTTAAGGAGGTTTCAGGCTTCTTCGTGCTTAAGGTTACCAAAACAGAAAACTCGAAGGAGCTTAAGATGGAGGTTAAGGAGGAGTGCGACGATAAGCTGGAGGAAATAACCGAAGACACCAACGTCGCAAAGCTCCTGAAGGCCTATCCCGAGTCACTTAAGATACTCGTCAAGTACGGCTTCTCTCCCCTTGAAAACCCCGTAATGAGGAAGACACTGGCCAGGACGATAACCCTGAAGGGGGCGAAGAGGCTCATAGGGATGAGCGACGAGCGCTTTAGGGAGATGATGGAGGAGCTGAAGGGGCTGAGAAAGAGGTAG
- a CDS encoding DUF438 domain-containing protein: protein MTELLNNREYKKEQLKKLLLRIHEGESVEKLKDEFRAVLSGISPLEIPLIEQELVKEGVSAKDIAKMCDLHVELFREAVKGTDELEEKDLPDGHPLKTLYLENKEIMKDAEMLNLYARTLATTKDERMRKEILGVLEEIVGNLRKVGFTHYNREEMLTFPYIERRGLTAIATVLWTKHDEIRFMIKYLAELLRKKDEMPWEEFVERFKNKAGEASFALSDMVFRENNIYYPTLKALLSDGEWKAIRMQEAEYGYYKVNPSEWDPGEDVKPLHPWEINPELSIEQLLGLPKEVQEALKGQPLEFDRSELEREGDIDLGTGYVNIEELKAIFEALPVDVTFIDKDDRVRFFSPGERIFGRSLSVLGRPVQLCHPPKSVHIVNKILRAFKEGRKKEATFWIRLGLKYVYIKYVPLFNEKGEYIGTLEMTMDIAPYKGIKGEKRLLDWRD, encoded by the coding sequence ATGACGGAGCTTTTAAACAATCGCGAATATAAGAAAGAACAGCTCAAAAAGCTCCTCCTCAGGATACACGAGGGAGAGAGCGTTGAGAAGCTTAAAGATGAGTTTAGAGCTGTCCTAAGTGGGATATCGCCGCTGGAGATACCCCTAATAGAGCAGGAACTCGTGAAGGAGGGGGTATCTGCAAAGGACATAGCCAAGATGTGCGACCTCCACGTGGAACTCTTCAGGGAAGCGGTTAAGGGAACCGACGAGCTTGAGGAGAAGGATCTGCCGGACGGTCATCCTCTCAAGACCCTCTACCTTGAGAACAAGGAGATAATGAAAGATGCCGAAATGCTCAACCTCTACGCGAGAACTCTGGCAACGACCAAGGACGAGCGCATGAGGAAGGAAATCCTGGGAGTGCTTGAGGAGATAGTGGGCAACCTCCGAAAGGTCGGCTTCACCCACTACAACCGCGAGGAGATGCTAACCTTCCCCTACATAGAGCGGAGGGGTTTAACCGCGATAGCCACCGTCCTCTGGACGAAGCACGACGAGATAAGGTTCATGATCAAATACCTCGCCGAACTCCTCAGGAAGAAGGACGAGATGCCCTGGGAGGAGTTCGTGGAGCGCTTCAAGAACAAGGCCGGCGAGGCATCTTTCGCCCTCAGCGACATGGTCTTCAGGGAAAACAACATCTATTACCCAACCCTTAAGGCCCTCCTCAGCGACGGCGAGTGGAAGGCCATCAGGATGCAGGAAGCGGAATATGGCTACTACAAGGTTAATCCGTCTGAATGGGATCCTGGAGAGGACGTTAAACCCCTACACCCCTGGGAGATAAATCCTGAACTCAGCATTGAACAGCTACTCGGCCTTCCGAAGGAAGTCCAGGAAGCCCTTAAGGGCCAGCCCTTAGAGTTCGACAGAAGCGAGCTTGAGAGGGAAGGGGACATAGACCTTGGAACTGGCTACGTAAACATCGAGGAACTCAAGGCCATCTTTGAAGCTTTACCAGTTGACGTTACTTTCATAGACAAAGACGACCGTGTTCGCTTTTTCTCCCCGGGTGAGAGGATATTCGGCCGCTCCCTCAGCGTCCTCGGAAGGCCCGTCCAGCTCTGCCACCCCCCGAAGAGCGTCCACATCGTAAACAAAATCCTCAGGGCATTTAAGGAGGGCAGGAAGAAGGAAGCTACCTTCTGGATAAGGCTCGGGCTGAAGTACGTTTACATCAAGTACGTCCCCCTCTTCAACGAGAAGGGCGAATACATCGGAACACTCGAGATGACGATGGACATAGCCCCCTACAAAGGGATAAAAGGGGAGAAGCGGTTACTCGACTGGAGGGATTGA